The genomic stretch AGGAAGCAGTCATATTCAGGGTCCCGTGACGCCTTCCCTAGGGGCACGGGCCCTACCCGCCGCAGCTCCCGCCGCACACAGCGGGATGCCACCCACCGCAGGGCTCGAACGTGCCCGACACCCCTCACCGGACGGGCCAGTGGCCAGAGGGCAGCCGGCCCCAGCCTCCGGCCGGCGACGCACAGTGCGGCCGCCCCCTCGGGGCACCGCCTCCTGCCGCTAGGGGTCGCCTCGCCTCTCAGCTGGATTGGCCCACGCTCAGTGCCGGGCGGGGAAGCACCAGGCGGCTACTGGCGTGTGACGGTAAATCACGAGGGCGTGGGGGGTGGGCGCGCTCATTCctggaaaggggggggggggtcgaaaGGAGAGCTCCCCTAATGGGGAAGGGGAGCGCCCCGGGGAGATGAGCGGTGGATGCCGGCAGGGCCGCAGCGCGGAGCAGGCGGCGCTGGAGAAGCCCAGCCTGACCCTGTCCCTTTTCCCTCCAACCCCTCTGGTGGAGCGGGATAGTCCGTCCCGGGCGGGGCGGAGTGCGGccctcccctcttcctctcGCGTTGGTTCCGCTTGCAGAGCTCTCGTCCCTGCTGCCGCCTCCCTCCGCCGCTGCTCGCGCCCGTCTCCGCTCCGGGCCGCTTGGGCGTTTTCTCTCTGCCTTAAAGTCGGTGAGGAGATGGGCCGGGACGGGGCGGCCGCGGGGGCAGCCAGGGGGAGGAGCGGCCGGCTGCGGCCACACGAGGCCAGGCCGGCTGGAGCGGTTCCCGGGCGGAGGTGGAGACGGAGAGGGGGGGACTTGGTCTCCATCTTCCCCCGCCCGGGCAGCGGAGCGCGGCGGCAGCAAAGCCTCCGCGCGGTGCGGTGCGGCGGCGATGAGGGGGCGACGCCGTCGCCGCAGCGGGCTCCGCGCACGTCCCACCAACGCCCTGCCGCCGCCTCCGCATGGGGAGGCCCGGGCCGGGGGCCCGCGCCTGCCCGCCAGCGGCGTGTGCTGCGGGGAAAATGGAGGTCGGCCGCagccagggaagggaaggaaggaagggagggagggaggaggaggaggaggagcggcGCGGGGGGCAGGGCCGCCTGCACGCTCCCGGGGCGGGCTGGCCCCCGCGGTGCGCGTCCTGAGGGGTGTTGTGCTTCCTTGCAGGGTGTCTTTTATGAATAATCAAAAGCCGCAGAAGCCGACGCTATCAGGGCAGCGTTTTAAAACTAGAAAGAGAGGTAAGCGATCGGTGCATGCTGCTGTCGGTGCTCGTGGCACGTGGTCCCCCATGAAAAGCCCTTTTCTGACCACAAACCAGTGCTTTTGCAGAGTTCCTCTCCGAAGTCTTTTAAAGGAGCCCACACTAAGTACCCAGCGTTGGTGCTAACTCTGGGTGCTGGAATGTTCTCTGAACTCGTAAAAAATACTTGGCAATAAGAGCTGCAGCTGAATTTGCTGTGATAACCTTGGCTTAAGGAACACTGGGTGTAGAACTGCACTGTGTTTAGCCTGAAAGCAGAAGCGTCCAGTACCCCCAAGTTACAGGGCAACTCCAGCACAGGCTTGTTGCAGGCTAGTGTGTATGTCTAAGGAGCATCTAACCTGGTAAGGATTTCAGTGTTACCCACTGGATAGAAGTTACATTGTCCCCTTAATGCTATAAGAATACCtggtttgaattaaaaaaacaaacccacaacctCCCAACACACACAATaaatcaaacccaaaacccacccacaaaacacaacaacTGAAACCCCACAAACACTCCCCCCACCACCAGCAAGCACGAACCCTCAGAGTGTGGGATGTGCAAGTGTCTATATCTGTATGTGCAGTTGTTCCCATGAGAAGCATCGATGACTGAAGAGGTGTGATGAGAAATTTAGGATTTGGTGGTAGGTTTCTTAAGCCTAAAGAGGAAGCGGGGCAGCTCTTAGAGTTTGTTTAGCACTGTTTTACTAATATACTAGCAGTGTTCTAGCTCAAACTGACACCATTAAGGATACAGAATTCAGCTATATTACTGAATCAGTAATTAAGTTGTCAGACAGAAGTCCAGGTTGACTTAAAGAACCTATTCTTATGTTGAAGTAAAAGCCCCTTGAGAAGCTGTTGCAGTGTGTCGAGCAGATGAAATGCTAGCATCCTGAGGTTCTGTCTCTCTTTAAGTATTTAACCATAGTTTGGCTtccaagcagctctgcagtaacAGCCTCATGGATCTGTCCTGGAAAAGTAACAGATCCACTATTTCCAGACTTCTACCCATCTGTTCCCAATGTGTTGATACTTGCATTGAGTGTAAGGACACTAGTCTGCCCCTTACAGGAAGGTTGCTAACAGATGCTAACAAAACTGGCTGAGCTGTTACAGACAGCACTCACGATGCGAAACtcagttctgtttctttggAAGCATATGGTTTGCACAGGCTAAGGACAGATAGGTAAGCAGAGTTAAAGACCTCTTCCATTTCAGGCAGACGTGATTATTACGAACAACTGTTGTTCTTAGTGAAAGTACAGTAAGAATTCAATTAGAGGTAACTAAGGAGTGGTTTAGCTTTTTAGTCAAGCTTGACTAAATAGCGGgctgaaagcagcaaaacttCTTACTGCTATATTGGCCTTTGAAATTCACTTTAGGCTACACTGTTAAGTCACTATTTGTGCCAGTTAATACCAGTTGTCAGGCTTGTCAGTgcaagtttggttttgtttggcttttttgggATGGTGTGGggcttttgtgttttggtttggtttttttttttaataagatagAAATGACAAACTTAACAAACCCCAAGCAGTGGTGTGTGTGGCAACTTCATTTCAATGCTTTGTTCTTACAGATGAAAAAGAGAGGTTTGACCCTACTCAGTTCCAAGACTGTATTATTCAAGGTTTAACTGAAACTGGCACTGACTTGGAGGCAGTAGCAAAGTTTCTTGATGCTTCTGGTGCAAAACTTGACTATCGTCGCTATGCAGAAACGCTTTTTGACATCCTGGTGGCTGGTGGAATGCTGGGTAAGTTCCTTTGATGGGGCTGCTCTCAGCCTTTGTTCTCTTGACTCTACAAAAGCTcgcttttcctttcagtgtaaAAACTCTGCTAGAGCCCATTGAGTGTGTAGGGGCAGGGTTTAAGCTATCTGCAGTAACTATTTGACCATGTTAGTGACTGGCTAAGCAATTGGATTACTGTAAAAGTACCCTGTATACCCTACCTGCCACAGTTTGGCTTTCTTCTAAGTGCGGACTGTAAGAAACTTAGtctaaatgaaaatatattagatcttattttttttcctaccaggATTGGATCTTGATTCTCTGGTCGAGTTCATTTTTGATTTGAGATGGATGAATGCTGGTTTCAGTTGTGTGGTCTGTGATTGCAAGGTGAAAGGAGTTGCCCTGAAAGATTCCGATGTGATCCTGTGCTTTGTTATTTTGGAAAGTGGCTTTGTTTGCAGAAGAATCTGATGTGCGTAGTCTTGGAAATGCTATTACAAATTGTTTGATGTTGACAGCAGTGAGGCCATGGGCTGTAGCAGATGTCAGGGAGTGGGAAATGAGGGGGTGGTCAAGTCAGCAGAAAACAGGGAACCAAGGAAGTGAAATGTGATGACAGAAAGTCTTGTAAACTTTCGTGCACAATGCATGTAAAGATCAAAGAGCGGGGTAGATGCTCACCAAACAGGTAAGAAGCAGGTGAAGCTAAATGAGgtgtaaaagtatttttttttaataaaagggGTACTTTAGATTTAGACATTCCCTACTTGATTAATACTGTTCAGTGAGAAGGGGTTCAGATGTCAGGGACCCATTTAAAATACCGACTGTGAAGAGGACCCCTTATGTTGTCTGTCAAGACTAGAAAAGGTCTGCCCCTGGTTTTAGCATTTGTTATGCAATAATGGGGCAGGGGAGGACTTACATGGGAATTTCAGCAGTTATAGATTTTCAGTAATGTAACAAAAATGGCTCAAATTATCTAAATGCctaggggaggagaggaaatacCTGATTCTGAGCCACAGATGGACAGTGGATGGCAGTTCTGCAGTGGGGGTGGCTGGTTTGGGAGGATGCATCTGTTGCGTGTTGGGGACAGCTTCACACTGATACTTGCAGAAATGTCAGGAGAGTTGCTCAAACGCTGAAAAGCAAGGCTTTTGAAGTGGTTTAACTTTATGTGCCTAAGTATCCCAAAGCTTATCCCAAACAGTGTTACACAGACTGAAGTTACTGTGACATTCTTGTTAGCAAGAGGCTCTTTTGCTGATGTTACAGAAGGTGGTAGCATGAGTAGGTAAACTTGTCTGCCACATGGAGCATCACTACTTGAAACTGTTAATGTACAGATTGTTACAGTTTGTGGGTTTACATTCAAGAGTTAACCAGTGCATGCTGTGTTAGAAAGTGTTCCTCTGAGGAATGAAGCTGGAGGCAGGGGGGAATGCATTGCTGCATTAATGGTGGTATTGGGGTCCTTAACTCTTCTGTAACAAGTAGCTAAGTAAACTAGGTTTAATCTTTAGTCATGTAAGGCTGAAATGAAAACTGGCATCCTGTTGCCTCACCACCTTTTAATGTTATTACTGTTAATGCTCCATGTTTAAGTCATGTGTCTGACTAAAACATAACTGAAGGATCTCCCTTATATGTAGGATGGCATAGAAATTGGTAATGAGGTATTCTAGCACTGGAGTTGGTGGCTTGAATACACCCTAGTTACTGAGGCAGCCTGGCTACCAATCAAGTGCCTGTATTAAACTGAAGAGGAATGGTGAAGAAGCATCTTCTTATAGGAGCTATAAAGCTGAAGTGCCTTGCAAGACTAAAGAGGGGTGCAGAATTTTAACATCTTGTGTTCCCTCTCCTGTTGTGACTTACTTTTGTTATTTGAAAGACACTTGGTTACAAAGCAGCACTACTATAGCAGACACTAAAAATGGCTAGGATTAAGCCATTTTAGTGGTTTCCTTTAAGGGAAGAGGAGCTCATGTGGTCATGTTAAGTAACCATATGAAAACAAGATGTGTTGCCAATCCATTTAGCAGTAGGGGGTCAGAATATTTAAATGGACATACATAAGCTACTGATTTTAAAGTTCCACTACAGCAGTGGAGTCTGCAGTGATCCAGTCATTCAGTTCATGAAAGGACAACGCCTTGCATGTTAAGGGTATTGAAACTCTTACTGTGGGGAACTGCTGGGTACTCTCACTGGCCAGTAATACCACTAACACAGAAAATCTTCTTTAGCCCCAGGTGGTACCCTGGCAGATGACATGACACGCACAAACGTCTGTGTATTTGCTGCACAGGAAGACCTAGAAACCATGCAAGCATTTGCTCAGGTTAGTTCTGTAACAAGCACAATTTAACTTATACTGTTCAGTGgtcaaaaaggaaatgtttgtgtAGTTAAAAGTTTAGGTAAAAATAATGCATGGCTTTAAGAAGCTTGCTGGAAGAGGTAGAGTAGCACTGTTCTATGCTAACAGTGCTCTAGAGAATTTGGACCAACTTTACTGAgcttggtttttccttttccatttttttgttctcctttttttcttaatttcaattAAATGATAGTCCAGAGCAAAAAGTAATACTTGCTGTATCTTCCTAGGTTTTTAACAAGCTAATCAGGCGTTACAAGTACCTGGAGAAAGGCTTTGAAGATGAAGTCAAAAAGGTATGGAGTAGGTCCTTAACAGCAAACAGATAAACCTTTGAATTCTGGTAGTTAATCACTCTACAGAAGAGTTGTATCATACAATGGATTATTAAAATAGAATACTTTTAAGTTGTTAATGGAACAGCTAGCTTGCATGACTAGTGGAGAAGACTAACAGTGAATTAATTAGTGATTCTGCTAGTTGAATAGCTTGGTTGAAACAAAAGTGTCTAATATGGAGGCAGTAGTCAAGGTTTAGTGAGAGATGGTAGTTCTATGGCAACTCTTCTTATTTCCTCTTGCAGTTGCTGCTGTTCCTGAAAGGGTTCTCAGAGTCTGAGCGGAACAAACTGGCCATGCTGACAGGTATTCTGCTTGCCAACGGGACGCTTAATGCATCAATTCTCAACAGTCTCTACAATGAGAACTTGGTTAAAGAAGGTAAGTGTTGCTCAACTCTTACTTTAGGGAAGGATGGTGGGAGATAGAACCATGACAAGTTAAGCAGAAACTGCAGTGCCAGTACACCCTTGCAGCTCACTAGCTTCATCTGGTGATAGATTTACTAAAGGATTAGGAAAGGTAAATATGCTGCCTCACAACATGGAAGGTCTTGCTAAGTCTGTTCAGAAGGCTTGTGTGTAGAATTTCCCTGTGTGACGCTGGGGTTGCCATCACTGCTGTTGCCCAGCAAGGTAGTCCTGTATTTTGGAGGGGGACCTTTCAGGATGCAGAAGGTGTGTTCTTTCTTTAGGTTCCTTCATAAATTACAGCAAGGAGAGTTAAGTTTAGTATAGGGAAGTCTCTGTGATGCTGAGTGGTAAGAAGTCCAGTGTGCCAGAGACTGCAGTACCCTTGGGCAGAGGTGCTGTGGACTGTGCTGGGTCTGCCTCTGAGTACAGAGGCTACTGCTTCAGGCAGGGCTCTGACAGACTAGGTGCCCTGTACTCTCAGGCTTTTTGATTCCCTTTGTTTCTAATGTCAATAGTAACAGTACTACTCCTATTGCACAggtgtttctgcagcttttgcAGTCAAGCTGTTCAAATCATGGATAAATGAGAAAGATATTAACGCAGTGGCTGTCAGTCTTCGTAAAGTCAACATGGATAACAGGCTGATGGTGAGTACCGCTGAAATTACTGAGTTACTACTTAAGCCAGTTTAGTGACTAGCATTTACCAGCAAAGCACCCAACGCGCACTTACTTTGTGAAAGAGTTGTTGTAAACTTTGTTTTCAGGAACTCTTCCCAGCCAACAAACAAAGTGTTGAACACTTTTCCAAGTACTTCACTGAAGCAGGACTGAAGGAACTTTCCGAGTATGTTCGGAACCAGCAGAGCATAGGAGCTCggaaagagctgcagaaagaacttcaggagcagatGTCTCGGGGAGATCCGTTCAAGGATGTAAGTATTGGCTGTAGTCAAGGTGGGATGctttctgtgtaatttttttcctgtaggaaCTTAGGTCAAattttctgaaacacagcagcatttaGCACTAATCTGAAGGTACGTGCCTAACTATATATTGGACTTGGCGTTCACTAAGAATGAAAATCTGGACCAGGGTGCTTTGGTACTAGCTTTGTGGTCTTTCCTTAATGTCCTGAATCTTGCCATATGACCAAAGGGCTGTGTTTGGTTCTGAAGGCTTTTGTGTAACATTTAGAACAGAAGTTTTAATTTAGCTTAGTGTCATACATGGCCTATGTGCTGACTCTTTCATTCTGACAGATAATCTTGTACGTGAAGGAggagatgaagaaaaacaacatcTCAGAACAGACTGTGGTAGCCATAATCTGGTCAAGTGTAATGAGCACAGTGGAATGGAACAAAAAGGAGGAGCTGGTAGCAGAGCAAGCCATTAAGCACTTGAAGGTATTGCAACTGAAGTGTGGACTCTAGCACCTGTTGGGTAGAGCTGCATGAAATCAATCTAGTTTGGCAATAAATGTGAAGTGTTTCATGTGTGCCAATCTGTCATTCCTCTTGCAGCAATACAGCCCTCTACTTGCTGCCTTTACTACCCAAGGTCAGTCAGAGCTGACTCTTCTGTTGAAGATTCAGGAGTATTGTTA from Lathamus discolor isolate bLatDis1 chromosome 3, bLatDis1.hap1, whole genome shotgun sequence encodes the following:
- the BZW1 gene encoding eIF5-mimic protein 2 isoform X1 gives rise to the protein MNNQKPQKPTLSGQRFKTRKRDEKERFDPTQFQDCIIQGLTETGTDLEAVAKFLDASGAKLDYRRYAETLFDILVAGGMLAPGGTLADDMTRTNVCVFAAQEDLETMQAFAQVFNKLIRRYKYLEKGFEDEVKKLLLFLKGFSESERNKLAMLTGILLANGTLNASILNSLYNENLVKEGVSAAFAVKLFKSWINEKDINAVAVSLRKVNMDNRLMELFPANKQSVEHFSKYFTEAGLKELSEYVRNQQSIGARKELQKELQEQMSRGDPFKDIILYVKEEMKKNNISEQTVVAIIWSSVMSTVEWNKKEELVAEQAIKHLKQYSPLLAAFTTQGQSELTLLLKIQEYCYDNIHFMKAFQKIVVLFYKAEVLSEEPILKWYKDAHLAKGKSVFLEQMKKFVEWLKNAEEESESEAEEGD
- the BZW1 gene encoding eIF5-mimic protein 2 isoform X2, encoding MLLVQNLTIVAMQKRFLTSWWLVECWPQVFNKLIRRYKYLEKGFEDEVKKLLLFLKGFSESERNKLAMLTGILLANGTLNASILNSLYNENLVKEGVSAAFAVKLFKSWINEKDINAVAVSLRKVNMDNRLMELFPANKQSVEHFSKYFTEAGLKELSEYVRNQQSIGARKELQKELQEQMSRGDPFKDIILYVKEEMKKNNISEQTVVAIIWSSVMSTVEWNKKEELVAEQAIKHLKQYSPLLAAFTTQGQSELTLLLKIQEYCYDNIHFMKAFQKIVVLFYKAEVLSEEPILKWYKDAHLAKGKSVFLEQMKKFVEWLKNAEEESESEAEEGD